In Sulfitobacter sp. LCG007, the sequence GGCGATCAAGACCGGCGCCGAAGCCTTCTTCGTCGCCATCATTCCCGAACGCGGGATGGGCGTGGCGCTGAAGGTCGCGGATGGCGGCACCCGTGCCGCGGAATGCGCCATCGCCGCGATCCTCGTCCGGCTCGGCGTGCTCGACCCCGCCCACCCGGCGACACGGAAGTATCTCGACGCACCGATGATCAACCGCCGCGGCATCGAGGTCGGGCAGATCCGCGCGGCGGACTGCCTGCGGTAACTGCCGCACCGCCCGCTTCCTTTGCTCCAAAATATCCCGGGGTCCGGGGCAGCGCCCCGGTCCGCGCTCAGCCGGCGACGAACTCCGTCCGCGCATAGCCCTGCAGATAGAGCAGCGCCGTGAGATCGCCGAAATTGATCCGCACGTCGCATTCCGCCGCCACAGCCGGCTTGGCATGCAGCGCGACGCCGGTACCGGCCCGCTGCAGCATTCCGAGGTCGTTCGCCCCGTCGCCCACCGCGATCACCTCCGCCGCCGAAATGCCCAGCTCCGAGGTCATCTCCTCCAGCGCATCTACCTTCGCCTGCCGCCCGAGGATCGGCTCGCCCGGCACGCCGGTCAGCCTCCCATCCTCGACCAGGAGCCTGTTGGCCCGGTGTGCATCGAACCCGAGCGCCGCCGCGACCTTGCCGGTGAAGGCCGTGAAGCCGCCCGACACCAGCATCGCATAGGCCCCGTTCGCCCGCATGGTCGCCACCAGCTCGCGCCCGCCCGGCATGTAGCTGATGCGCTCGGCCAGCACCTTGTCGATGATCGCCACGTCCTGGCCCTTCAGCAGGCCCACACGTTCCCGCAGCGCGGCCTCGAAATCGAGTTCCCCGTTCATCGCCCGCGCGGTGATCTCCTTTACCCGATCTCCGACACCGGCCACATCGGCCAGCTCGTCGATGCATTCCTGTTCGATCATGGTGCTGTCCATGTCCGCCAGCAGCATCCGTTTGCGCCTCCCGGCTGCGCGCTGAACCACCAGGTCGACGCCCATGCGCTGAAGCTCTTCCCAGATCTGCCAGCGATTTCCCGGCATCCGGTCGAGAGTGAATTCCGCCGCCTCGTCGGGGGCCAGCCACAGCGCGTCTGCCCCGCCCCAGGCGTTGCGAAGCGAGCCGACCAGCGCAGGATCGAGGGTGCGCAGCTTCGGAGCGCAGAGCAGGGTAGCGACATACATGCGTGAAGTTTCCGATAGGCGTCCGAGATGACACGCAATTGCGAGATGGCGGGGTTCTAGCCCCATATTTGCGATTGTGCCAGTCCGCGCCCCGCTCTATTTCCGGCGGCGGGACACCCCTCCCCAACGAGGGGCGCTTATCTGGAAGGATAGCATCAATGGCTATGACCAAACCCGGCACGCGGCCGGTCAATCCGCGGTTCTCCTCCGGCCCCTGCGCCAAACCCCCCGCATACGATCTGGCAAAGCTGGCCGCCGCGCCCCTCGGGCGCAGCCACCGTGCCGCCGAGGGCAAGGCGAAGCTCCTTGCGGCGATCGAGACCACGCGCGAGATCCTCGGCGTGCCCGACACATACCGCATCGGCATCGTTCCGGCCTCCGACACCGGTGCCTTCGAGATGGCAATGTGGTCCCTGCTGGGCGAACGCCCGGCGCAGATGGTTGCCTGGGAAAGCTTCGGTGCGGGCTGGGTCACGGATGTTGCGAAGCAGCTCAGGATCGAGCACAGTGTGCATACCGCGGACTACGGCGAGATCGTCGACATGGCCGCCCTGGACTACGACCAGGACGTCTGTTTCACCTGGAATGGCACGACGTCCGGTGTGCGCGTCCCCTCGGGAGACGTGATCCCGGCGGATCGCAAGGGCCTGACGCTCTGCGACGCGACCTCCGCCGCCTTCGCCGTGGACCTGCCCTGGGACAAGCTCGACGTGACGACCTTCTCCTGGCAGAAGGTTCTGGGCGGCGAAGCGGCCCACGGCATGCTGATCCTCAGCCCCCGCGCCGTCGCACGGCTGGAAAGCTACACGCCTGCCTGGCCGCTGCCCAAGATCTTCCGCCTGACCAAGGGCGGCAAGTTGATCGAGGGTATCTTCAGGGGCGAGACGATCAACACGCCCTCCATGCTCTGCGTCGAGGATTACCTCCTCTCGCTCGACTGGGCGAAATCCGTGGGCGGCCTGAAGGGGCTGATCGCCCGGGCCGATGCCAATACGGCGGCGGTCTCGGACTTCGTGGAAGCCCGTGACTGGCTCGATTTCCTGGCCAGCGACCCGGCGACCCGCTCGAACACCTCTGTCTGCCTCAAGTTCACCGACGCCCGCATCACCGACGGCGCGGCCTTCGCGAAGGCGGTGGCCAAGCGGCTCGCGGATGAAGGCGTGGCTTTGGACATCGGCGCCTATCGCGATGCGCCTCCGGGCCTGCGGATCTGGTGCGGCGCCACGGTCGAGACCTCCGATATAGAGGCCATGCTCCCCTGGCTGGAGTGGGCCTTTGAGTCCGAGATCGCGGCGCAGCAGGCCGCGGCCTGAGCCCTTCCCCGTAAGGTGGGCCCGGGCCCACCTTACTCCCAGAATTCTCAATGC encodes:
- the serB gene encoding phosphoserine phosphatase SerB — its product is MYVATLLCAPKLRTLDPALVGSLRNAWGGADALWLAPDEAAEFTLDRMPGNRWQIWEELQRMGVDLVVQRAAGRRKRMLLADMDSTMIEQECIDELADVAGVGDRVKEITARAMNGELDFEAALRERVGLLKGQDVAIIDKVLAERISYMPGGRELVATMRANGAYAMLVSGGFTAFTGKVAAALGFDAHRANRLLVEDGRLTGVPGEPILGRQAKVDALEEMTSELGISAAEVIAVGDGANDLGMLQRAGTGVALHAKPAVAAECDVRINFGDLTALLYLQGYARTEFVAG
- a CDS encoding phosphoserine transaminase: MAMTKPGTRPVNPRFSSGPCAKPPAYDLAKLAAAPLGRSHRAAEGKAKLLAAIETTREILGVPDTYRIGIVPASDTGAFEMAMWSLLGERPAQMVAWESFGAGWVTDVAKQLRIEHSVHTADYGEIVDMAALDYDQDVCFTWNGTTSGVRVPSGDVIPADRKGLTLCDATSAAFAVDLPWDKLDVTTFSWQKVLGGEAAHGMLILSPRAVARLESYTPAWPLPKIFRLTKGGKLIEGIFRGETINTPSMLCVEDYLLSLDWAKSVGGLKGLIARADANTAAVSDFVEARDWLDFLASDPATRSNTSVCLKFTDARITDGAAFAKAVAKRLADEGVALDIGAYRDAPPGLRIWCGATVETSDIEAMLPWLEWAFESEIAAQQAAA